A region of Sphingobium baderi DNA encodes the following proteins:
- a CDS encoding efflux transporter outer membrane subunit, which produces MPMSRRPFPVRGALATFVAAALTACAAVPDLGQKPEVRSAQSVAATRSLAADARAWPGEGWWTAYGDPQLTALIEEGLRNAPDMAAAAARFRQAQAMAQQAGAPLLPSVDLDAKAGATKQSYNMGMPKEFVPRGWLGTGQVGLNFGLDLDLWGRNRAALAAATSEARAAEIDAQQARLALTTGIADAYADLSRLYDEADIQQRALDIRLASRKLVADRLSNGLETRGSARQADATVSTAKAQLAAAKMAIELRQHQIAALIGAGPDRGLEIVRPQVDGLEPLGLPADVTTNLVARRPDIAAALARTEAAAKRIKVARADFFPAIRLSALVGVQSLGYETIFSGTQPSGNAKPFANTLFDKDSLFGNVGPAISLPIFHGGALQGQYRGARGAYDEAVAAYDKTVLAAYQQVADAVTSRRALDQRLGDARAAMIASEEAYAIARKRYDGGLSTYLDVLNVEDQLLSARQSVAELEASAFSLDIALIRALGGGFAASDAIPKDRPNG; this is translated from the coding sequence ATGCCCATGAGTCGTCGTCCTTTCCCGGTTCGCGGCGCGCTGGCCACATTTGTGGCGGCCGCGCTGACGGCGTGTGCGGCGGTGCCCGATCTGGGGCAGAAACCGGAAGTTCGTTCGGCGCAAAGCGTGGCCGCTACACGCAGTCTGGCAGCCGATGCGCGCGCATGGCCGGGCGAGGGTTGGTGGACGGCTTATGGCGACCCGCAACTAACCGCCCTGATCGAAGAAGGGTTGCGTAACGCACCCGACATGGCGGCCGCCGCCGCGCGTTTCCGGCAGGCGCAGGCCATGGCGCAGCAGGCGGGCGCGCCGCTGCTGCCTTCGGTCGATCTGGATGCAAAGGCGGGCGCAACCAAGCAAAGTTATAATATGGGCATGCCCAAGGAATTTGTGCCCAGGGGTTGGCTAGGTACAGGGCAAGTCGGGCTGAATTTCGGGCTGGACCTCGATCTGTGGGGCAGGAATCGCGCTGCGCTGGCCGCCGCGACGTCGGAAGCGCGGGCGGCGGAAATCGACGCGCAGCAGGCCCGGCTGGCGCTGACGACGGGCATTGCGGACGCCTATGCCGATCTCTCCCGGCTCTATGATGAAGCCGATATTCAACAGCGGGCGCTGGACATCCGGCTGGCGAGCCGCAAGCTGGTGGCCGACCGCCTGAGCAATGGTCTGGAAACCCGGGGCAGCGCGCGGCAGGCCGACGCGACAGTATCGACGGCCAAGGCGCAACTGGCCGCCGCGAAAATGGCGATAGAATTGCGCCAGCATCAAATTGCGGCGCTGATCGGCGCGGGACCGGATCGCGGGCTGGAGATTGTCCGGCCGCAGGTGGACGGCCTGGAGCCGTTGGGCCTTCCCGCCGATGTCACGACCAATCTGGTGGCGCGCCGTCCCGACATTGCCGCTGCGCTCGCCCGCACGGAGGCCGCCGCCAAGCGGATCAAGGTAGCGCGGGCCGACTTCTTCCCCGCGATCCGGCTGAGCGCGCTGGTGGGCGTGCAATCGCTGGGATATGAGACGATATTCAGCGGCACGCAGCCGTCTGGCAATGCAAAACCCTTTGCCAACACCTTGTTCGACAAGGATTCCCTGTTCGGCAATGTCGGCCCCGCCATCAGCTTGCCGATATTCCACGGCGGCGCGTTGCAGGGGCAGTATCGCGGGGCGCGGGGCGCCTATGACGAGGCCGTTGCAGCCTATGACAAGACGGTGCTGGCCGCCTATCAGCAGGTGGCCGATGCAGTCACCAGCCGCCGGGCGCTCGACCAGCGGTTGGGAGATGCCCGTGCCGCGATGATCGCATCGGAGGAAGCCTATGCCATCGCGCGCAAACGCTATGACGGTGGGCTTTCCACCTATCTTGACGTGCTGAACGTGGAGGACCAGTTATTGTCCGCGCGCCAGTCCGTCGCGGAACTGGAAGCGAGCGCCTTTTCGCTCGACATCGCCCTTATTCGTGCGCTGGGCGGCGGTTTTGCCGCAAGCGACGCTATTCCCAAGGACCGACCCAATGGCTGA
- a CDS encoding precorrin-2 dehydrogenase/sirohydrochlorin ferrochelatase family protein: MHSLPVFLRLRGRAVILIGEGEAADAKRRLLERAGARVVGEEAEAALAIVANGDEAAVARLKGRGVLVNATDRPELCDFTLPAIVDRDPVLIAVGTGGASAGLAKALRQRIETLLPARLGALATALFEAREAIRMRWPDAAARRHAIDAGLAEGGPIDPLQGDADKSVATWLAGDIDRDARGLVAIRLASTDPDDLTLRTARLLGAADRIYHKPDVPVAILDRARADAARIIADAKPHGQEQGLTLWLEMAERRC; the protein is encoded by the coding sequence ATGCACAGCCTGCCCGTCTTTCTGCGATTACGCGGACGGGCCGTGATCCTGATCGGCGAGGGTGAGGCGGCGGACGCCAAGAGACGGCTGCTGGAGCGGGCCGGGGCGCGTGTCGTGGGGGAAGAGGCGGAGGCTGCCCTTGCCATCGTCGCGAATGGGGATGAAGCGGCCGTGGCGCGGCTCAAGGGACGGGGCGTGCTGGTGAACGCGACTGATCGGCCGGAACTGTGCGACTTCACCTTGCCTGCCATTGTGGATCGCGACCCGGTGCTGATCGCCGTCGGGACGGGTGGCGCTTCGGCAGGGCTGGCGAAAGCCTTGCGGCAACGGATCGAGACGCTGCTGCCCGCGCGGCTGGGGGCTTTGGCGACGGCATTATTTGAAGCGCGGGAAGCGATTCGGATGCGATGGCCCGATGCGGCGGCGCGGCGGCACGCCATTGATGCTGGCCTGGCCGAGGGCGGGCCGATCGACCCGTTGCAGGGCGATGCGGACAAGAGCGTGGCGACCTGGCTGGCGGGAGACATTGACCGGGACGCACGCGGGCTGGTGGCGATCCGCCTTGCTTCCACCGATCCCGATGATCTGACGCTGCGGACGGCGCGGCTGCTGGGCGCGGCGGACCGAATCTACCATAAGCCGGATGTCCCGGTAGCGATATTGGATCGCGCCCGCGCTGACGCAGCGCGGATCATCGCGGATGCGAAGCCCCATGGGCAGGAGCAAGGGCTGACTCTCTGGCTGGAGATGGCAGAGCGGCGTTGTTAG
- a CDS encoding TetR/AcrR family transcriptional regulator — MSTGSLSSVLTRREARRRDRRDAILNVAAQYFLENGYAGTTMSGIAATLGGSKGTLWNHFPSKEELFASVLEQVTTAYRAHLSKILDACGDLETTLRRVSLSLLEKVTSPQAIALHRLVSSEAGRFPEMGRIFYERAPRLSRALIADFLSGAMERGHLRKADPQAAARALTALVMCRCHQELLVGQIVTATPEMIAADADFAVDIFLRAYAPVKPKSD, encoded by the coding sequence ATGTCGACCGGTTCGCTGTCATCCGTACTGACCCGCCGAGAGGCCCGCCGCCGGGACCGGCGCGACGCCATTTTGAACGTGGCCGCGCAATATTTTCTGGAAAATGGTTATGCCGGCACCACAATGTCGGGGATAGCGGCCACGCTGGGAGGGTCAAAGGGGACGCTCTGGAATCACTTCCCTTCCAAGGAAGAACTGTTCGCCTCCGTGCTGGAACAGGTAACGACGGCCTATCGCGCTCATCTTTCCAAAATCCTCGATGCATGCGGCGATCTGGAAACGACGTTGCGCCGGGTGTCCCTCAGCCTGCTGGAAAAGGTAACATCGCCCCAGGCCATTGCGCTGCACAGGCTGGTTTCGTCCGAAGCAGGGCGTTTCCCCGAAATGGGCAGGATCTTCTATGAACGCGCACCGCGCCTGAGCCGGGCATTGATCGCCGACTTTCTGTCGGGCGCCATGGAACGAGGACATTTGCGGAAAGCCGATCCGCAGGCCGCTGCGCGCGCCCTTACGGCGCTGGTGATGTGCAGATGCCATCAGGAATTGCTGGTGGGTCAGATTGTGACCGCAACGCCGGAAATGATAGCGGCCGATGCCGATTTCGCGGTCGACATCTTCCTGCGCGCCTATGCACCCGTTAAACCGAAGTCGGACTGA
- the argH gene encoding argininosuccinate lyase — MWGGRFAAGPASIMREINASIPFDKRLWKQDIAGSKAHVAMLAKQGIVDGDDAQAITEGLNRIAAEYEADGVPVDLDLEDIHMVTESRLAELIGPVAGRLHTARSRNDQVATDFRLWVRDAMDEVGAGLAALQLVLLARAEEHAGAVMPGFTHLQSAQPVTLGHHLMAYHEMIRRDRSRFADARVRMNECPLGAAALAGTGFPIDRHATAAALGFAKPTDNSLDSVSDRDFALDYLMAATQVALHLSRLAEEFIIWASQPFGFVKLPDAYSTGSSIMPQKRNPDAAELVRGHAGRIMGCMNALCVTMKGLPLAYSKDMQDDKPPVFEAHDLLGLSIAAMTGMIETVTFRTDRMRALAESGFATATDLADWLVREADVPFREAHHITGRAVAAAEDAGASLADLPIETLKAIDPRIDERIYAVLTVDASVASRKSHGGTAPEQVRARIAQARREKEA, encoded by the coding sequence ATGTGGGGCGGACGCTTCGCGGCGGGTCCGGCTTCGATCATGCGGGAGATAAATGCCTCCATCCCATTCGACAAGCGATTGTGGAAGCAGGACATCGCCGGGTCCAAGGCGCATGTCGCGATGCTGGCGAAGCAGGGCATCGTCGATGGCGATGACGCGCAAGCGATCACTGAGGGACTGAACCGCATCGCGGCGGAATATGAAGCGGACGGCGTGCCGGTCGACCTCGACCTGGAAGACATTCACATGGTCACGGAGTCGCGGTTGGCCGAATTGATCGGCCCGGTGGCGGGACGGCTGCACACGGCGCGGTCGCGCAATGATCAGGTGGCGACCGATTTCCGCCTGTGGGTGCGCGATGCGATGGATGAGGTGGGCGCGGGGCTGGCGGCGCTTCAGCTTGTCTTGCTGGCGCGGGCCGAGGAGCATGCCGGTGCGGTGATGCCGGGTTTCACGCATCTGCAATCCGCGCAGCCAGTGACGCTCGGGCATCATCTGATGGCCTATCATGAAATGATCCGCCGCGACCGCAGCCGTTTTGCCGATGCGCGCGTGCGAATGAACGAATGTCCGCTGGGTGCGGCGGCGCTTGCCGGGACGGGCTTTCCCATCGACCGCCATGCGACGGCGGCGGCGTTGGGTTTCGCCAAGCCGACCGACAACAGCCTCGACAGCGTTTCGGATCGGGACTTTGCGCTCGACTATCTGATGGCGGCGACGCAAGTGGCGTTGCATCTTTCGCGCCTGGCCGAGGAGTTCATCATCTGGGCGAGCCAGCCCTTTGGTTTCGTGAAGCTGCCTGACGCCTATTCGACGGGCAGCTCCATCATGCCGCAGAAGCGCAATCCCGACGCAGCCGAACTGGTGCGCGGCCATGCGGGGCGGATCATGGGTTGCATGAATGCGCTCTGCGTCACGATGAAGGGCCTGCCGCTCGCCTATTCCAAGGATATGCAGGACGACAAGCCGCCGGTGTTCGAGGCGCATGACCTGCTGGGCCTTTCCATCGCGGCGATGACCGGGATGATCGAAACCGTCACGTTCCGCACGGATCGGATGCGCGCACTGGCGGAAAGCGGTTTTGCGACGGCGACGGACTTGGCCGACTGGCTGGTGCGGGAGGCGGACGTGCCCTTCCGTGAGGCGCATCATATTACCGGGCGCGCTGTGGCGGCGGCGGAGGATGCGGGGGCGTCATTGGCCGACCTGCCCATCGAGACGCTGAAAGCCATTGATCCGCGCATAGATGAGCGCATTTATGCGGTGCTGACGGTCGACGCATCGGTCGCCAGCCGGAAAAGCCACGGCGGCACCGCGCCGGAACAGGTGCGGGCGCGGATCGCGCAAGCCAGGCGGGAGAAGGAAGCATGA
- a CDS encoding TlpA family protein disulfide reductase, with amino-acid sequence MTLLLLASLAACDRQSPPAGQAAANGEAPAPITSGEATGSSASGKGEFSYTLDRSKAGTPAPDLTFQTLDGNDTTLPDFAGKPLLVNLWATWCAPCVAEMPTLDAVAAAYGPKGLSVVAVSQDSQGGKIVQPFFAKQGFRHLKSWIDPENQLGFHYATGMLPTTILYDAQGKEVARVIGAMDWNGKEAHALIAEAMQS; translated from the coding sequence ATGACACTGCTCCTGCTGGCCAGCCTTGCCGCGTGCGATAGGCAATCACCGCCCGCGGGGCAAGCGGCAGCGAACGGCGAAGCGCCCGCGCCGATCACCAGCGGCGAAGCAACCGGCTCCTCGGCAAGCGGCAAGGGCGAATTCAGCTATACACTGGATCGGTCCAAGGCCGGAACCCCCGCGCCGGACCTGACTTTCCAGACGCTGGATGGCAATGACACGACCTTGCCGGATTTCGCCGGAAAACCGTTGCTGGTCAATCTCTGGGCAACATGGTGCGCGCCCTGCGTCGCGGAAATGCCGACGCTGGATGCGGTCGCCGCCGCCTATGGGCCCAAGGGGCTGAGCGTCGTTGCCGTTTCGCAAGACAGCCAGGGCGGAAAAATCGTGCAGCCCTTCTTCGCGAAACAGGGCTTCAGGCACCTGAAAAGCTGGATAGACCCTGAAAACCAGCTTGGCTTCCACTATGCCACCGGCATGTTGCCCACCACCATCCTCTACGACGCGCAGGGCAAGGAGGTCGCCCGCGTCATCGGCGCAATGGACTGGAACGGCAAGGAAGCCCACGCCCTGATCGCCGAGGCCATGCAATCCTGA
- a CDS encoding kinase: protein MTQGDGPALDAVAGMLARDMAQAPDRLFVLGICGAQGSGKSTLAGALKARMEKAGVASAILSIDDLYLRRAKREELAQTVHPLLRTRGVPGTHDVALGLEVIAGLERGEAVALPRFDKATDDRTDEADWERAAAGTRLLVLEGWCVGARPEADAALAKPVNALERVEDAGGVWRRFANDALAGTYQPLFARLDRLVLLAAPGFGVVRRWRAQQEEELRARAGSGIASVMDDAGIARFIQHYERLTRHILTEMPDRADLTIALGTDRDVRGIHSRR, encoded by the coding sequence ATGACCCAAGGCGACGGTCCCGCGCTGGATGCCGTGGCTGGGATGCTGGCGCGCGATATGGCCCAGGCGCCGGATCGTCTGTTCGTGTTGGGCATCTGCGGCGCGCAGGGAAGCGGCAAATCCACGTTGGCCGGGGCGCTCAAGGCGCGGATGGAGAAAGCGGGCGTGGCGAGCGCGATCTTGTCCATCGACGACCTCTATCTGCGCCGGGCGAAACGGGAGGAACTGGCGCAGACGGTTCATCCGCTACTGCGGACGCGGGGGGTGCCGGGGACGCATGACGTCGCGCTGGGGCTGGAGGTGATCGCCGGGCTGGAGCGGGGCGAGGCGGTGGCTTTGCCGCGCTTCGACAAGGCGACGGACGACAGGACGGATGAGGCCGATTGGGAACGGGCGGCGGCGGGGACGCGGCTGCTTGTGCTGGAGGGCTGGTGCGTGGGTGCGCGGCCGGAGGCGGATGCGGCGCTCGCGAAGCCTGTTAACGCGCTGGAGCGGGTGGAGGATGCGGGCGGCGTCTGGCGGCGCTTCGCCAATGACGCGCTGGCGGGGACGTATCAACCGTTGTTCGCCCGGCTCGACCGGCTGGTGCTGCTCGCCGCGCCGGGGTTCGGGGTAGTGCGGCGGTGGCGGGCGCAGCAGGAAGAGGAATTGCGCGCGCGGGCAGGGTCTGGCATCGCGAGCGTGATGGACGATGCCGGGATCGCGCGCTTCATCCAGCATTATGAGCGGCTGACCCGGCATATCCTGACCGAAATGCCGGACCGGGCCGACCTGACCATCGCACTGGGGACGGATCGGGACGTGCGAGGCATCCATTCACGGCGGTGA
- a CDS encoding hemolysin family protein — translation MATLSPHSLSPFPWVDLFIILALVALNGVFAMSELAIVSARKPRLQAMEKAGRRGARSALALAADPGKFLSTVQIGITLIGIIAGAYSGASLGGPVGERLQALGLSSNVAEKLGFALVIGLTTYASLIVGELVPKQFALRRPEVIAALVATPMMWLAKLTAPVVWVLDGSSALIFRLLGMTRESEDHVTAEELHLIVAEASRSGVIEESERAIISGVVRLADRPVREVMTQRMDVDWIDIGADEATIRARLLETPHTRLPVGRGSVEDLVGIVQARDIMAALFRGEALDLGTLIRKAEVVPDQVDAMDALEVLRRSDVPMVMVHDEYGHFEGIVTPADLLSAIAGHFASDRDTDEEPDLVEREDGSLLVSGQMPVDQLAERIGIDLPEDRDYATVAGHALWLLKRLPEVGDYVDDQGWRFEIVDMDGRKIDKLLIAER, via the coding sequence ATGGCCACGCTTTCCCCTCATTCACTGTCGCCCTTTCCCTGGGTCGATCTTTTCATCATCCTGGCGCTGGTGGCGCTTAATGGCGTGTTCGCCATGTCGGAACTGGCCATCGTGTCGGCGCGCAAGCCGCGCTTGCAGGCGATGGAGAAGGCCGGGCGTCGCGGCGCGCGATCGGCGCTGGCGCTGGCGGCCGATCCGGGCAAGTTCCTGTCCACCGTGCAGATCGGCATCACCCTGATCGGTATCATCGCGGGCGCCTATTCGGGGGCGAGCCTGGGCGGGCCGGTGGGCGAGCGGTTGCAGGCGCTGGGACTGTCTTCCAATGTGGCGGAGAAGCTGGGCTTTGCGTTGGTGATCGGCCTGACCACCTATGCTTCGCTGATCGTGGGGGAACTGGTGCCCAAGCAGTTCGCGCTGCGCCGCCCTGAAGTCATCGCCGCGCTGGTCGCCACGCCGATGATGTGGCTGGCGAAGCTGACCGCGCCGGTGGTGTGGGTGCTGGACGGGTCGAGCGCGCTGATCTTCCGTCTGCTGGGCATGACCCGCGAGTCCGAGGATCATGTGACGGCGGAGGAACTGCATCTGATCGTCGCGGAAGCCAGCCGGTCGGGCGTGATCGAGGAAAGCGAGCGGGCGATCATCTCCGGCGTGGTGCGGCTTGCCGACCGTCCAGTGCGCGAGGTGATGACGCAGCGCATGGATGTCGACTGGATCGATATCGGCGCGGACGAAGCGACGATTCGCGCGCGCTTGCTGGAAACGCCGCATACGCGTCTGCCGGTGGGGCGCGGGTCGGTCGAGGATCTGGTCGGCATCGTGCAGGCGCGCGACATCATGGCGGCGCTGTTCCGGGGCGAGGCGCTGGATCTGGGCACGCTCATTCGTAAGGCGGAGGTCGTGCCGGATCAGGTCGATGCGATGGACGCGCTGGAAGTGCTGCGCCGGTCCGATGTGCCGATGGTGATGGTGCATGACGAATATGGGCATTTCGAGGGAATCGTGACGCCCGCCGATCTGCTGTCCGCCATTGCCGGGCATTTCGCGTCGGACCGGGACACGGACGAGGAGCCGGATCTGGTCGAGCGCGAGGACGGCAGCCTGCTGGTATCGGGGCAGATGCCGGTGGACCAGCTGGCGGAGCGGATCGGCATCGACCTGCCGGAGGACCGCGACTATGCGACGGTCGCGGGCCATGCGTTGTGGCTGCTCAAGCGGCTGCCCGAGGTAGGCGATTATGTCGACGATCAGGGCTGGCGCTTCGAAATCGTCGATATGGACGGGCGCAAGATCGACAAGCTGCTCATAGCGGAGCGATGA
- a CDS encoding response regulator, translating to MQIFRRSQRNGTRNPMDEGAPRIERRLRILIVDENPMARAVIARRLSHLGYDVGLAENGLTALSLLITRPVDIILLDMGLTMLPAVATMDKIRASALSPHACFVTMAGRLERPLAVEALAAGADDHIAKPLDFDLLDARLRHLCVRAEEVGALNRHNAELDARIARRAVELGETREALNELQADRARLVSSIQALHDEIARLNAARH from the coding sequence ATGCAGATTTTCAGACGCAGCCAGCGCAACGGCACGCGCAATCCGATGGATGAAGGCGCTCCGCGTATCGAGCGGCGGCTGCGTATCCTCATCGTTGACGAAAATCCCATGGCGCGCGCGGTCATAGCCCGTCGTCTTTCCCATCTGGGCTATGATGTGGGACTGGCGGAGAATGGACTGACAGCGCTCAGCCTGCTCATCACGCGGCCGGTCGACATCATTCTGCTCGACATGGGTTTGACGATGCTGCCCGCCGTCGCGACGATGGACAAGATTCGCGCGTCGGCGCTGTCCCCCCATGCCTGTTTCGTGACCATGGCAGGTCGCCTCGAACGACCGCTGGCGGTAGAGGCATTGGCAGCCGGAGCGGACGACCATATCGCCAAACCGCTGGATTTCGACCTCCTCGACGCCCGCCTGCGGCATCTATGCGTCCGGGCGGAAGAGGTGGGCGCGCTTAACCGCCACAATGCGGAACTCGATGCCCGCATCGCCCGCCGCGCGGTGGAACTGGGGGAAACGCGCGAAGCCCTGAATGAATTGCAGGCCGACCGCGCTCGCCTCGTCTCCTCGATACAGGCTCTGCATGACGAGATCGCAAGGCTGAACGCGGCGCGCCACTAA
- the lysA gene encoding diaminopimelate decarboxylase, translating into MDHFDYLDGAMHVEQVPMAAIADAVGTPVYVYSTATLTRHVGVFRDALSALDNPLIAFAVKANPNAAVLATLAKLGLGADVVSGGELLRAIAAGIPADRIVFSGVGKTADEMRLALEHGIFQFNLESEPEAEMLSDVALSMGKRAPVAYRINPDVDAGTHAKISTGKSENKFGIPYDRALDSYAAARDLPGLDVQGVAVHIGSQLTDLAPLEAAFVKVGALIGKLREAGHDIRTADLGGGLGVPYDPSKPVPPSPADYGAMVTEVTQGWNVRLMFEPGRVIVGNAGALLSRVVRVKQGAQAPFVIVDAAMNDLLRPSLYDAWHDIRAVQPAGSRGAANVVGPVCETGDTFAMHRDMDVVQADDLVAFMTAGAYGATMASTYNSRALTPEVLVSGDKWAVVRARPPIETLIAGDSIPDWVRD; encoded by the coding sequence TTGGACCATTTCGATTATCTGGACGGCGCCATGCATGTGGAGCAGGTGCCCATGGCCGCGATTGCCGATGCCGTGGGCACGCCGGTCTATGTCTATTCGACCGCGACGCTGACGCGCCATGTCGGCGTGTTTCGCGATGCGCTGAGCGCGCTCGACAATCCGTTGATCGCCTTTGCGGTGAAGGCCAATCCCAATGCGGCGGTGCTGGCGACGCTCGCGAAATTGGGGCTGGGCGCGGACGTGGTTTCGGGCGGAGAATTGCTGCGCGCCATCGCGGCGGGGATACCCGCCGACCGCATCGTCTTTTCGGGCGTGGGCAAGACGGCCGATGAAATGCGGCTGGCGCTGGAGCATGGTATTTTCCAGTTCAATCTGGAAAGCGAACCGGAAGCGGAGATGCTCTCCGACGTGGCCCTTTCCATGGGCAAGCGCGCGCCGGTGGCCTATCGCATCAACCCGGACGTGGATGCAGGCACCCATGCCAAGATTTCGACCGGCAAGTCGGAGAACAAGTTCGGCATCCCCTATGACCGGGCGCTGGATTCCTATGCGGCGGCGCGTGATCTGCCCGGTTTGGACGTGCAGGGCGTGGCGGTGCACATCGGCAGCCAACTGACCGATCTCGCGCCGTTGGAGGCGGCCTTCGTCAAGGTCGGCGCGCTGATCGGCAAGCTGCGGGAGGCAGGGCATGACATTCGCACCGCCGATCTGGGCGGCGGGCTTGGCGTGCCCTATGATCCGTCCAAGCCCGTGCCGCCCAGCCCCGCCGACTATGGCGCGATGGTGACTGAGGTGACGCAGGGATGGAACGTCCGCCTGATGTTCGAGCCGGGACGCGTGATCGTCGGCAATGCGGGTGCTCTGCTGTCGCGCGTGGTGCGGGTGAAGCAGGGCGCGCAAGCGCCTTTCGTGATCGTCGATGCGGCGATGAACGACCTGTTGCGGCCCAGCCTCTATGATGCATGGCATGATATTCGCGCCGTGCAGCCCGCCGGCAGCAGGGGGGCTGCCAATGTGGTGGGGCCGGTGTGCGAGACGGGCGATACCTTTGCGATGCATCGCGACATGGATGTGGTGCAGGCGGACGATCTGGTCGCCTTCATGACGGCGGGGGCCTATGGCGCGACCATGGCGAGCACCTATAACAGCCGCGCGCTGACGCCCGAAGTGCTGGTGTCGGGCGACAAATGGGCCGTGGTGCGCGCGCGTCCGCCGATCGAGACGTTGATTGCCGGGGACAGCATCCCCGATTGGGTCAGAGACTGA
- a CDS encoding OmpA family protein → MKLSYRIMSAAGVAAMLATTACTTDPQTGNRQISKAAIGGIGGALGGYLLGDLVGGRHDRTEKILGAGIGAIAGAGIGSYMDAQERKLREETAGTGVDVIRDGDNLLLRMPSGITFGFDSAAVQPQFQPTLNDVSSVLAQYPKTYIDVYGHTDSDGSDSYNQGLSERRAQSVADYLTSHGVQSARIATRGFGETQPIASNTTEEGKAANRRVEIKIAPVTEADVRS, encoded by the coding sequence ATGAAACTTTCCTATCGTATCATGAGCGCGGCGGGCGTTGCCGCCATGCTGGCGACCACGGCATGCACGACCGACCCGCAAACCGGAAATCGCCAGATTTCAAAGGCCGCGATCGGCGGCATCGGCGGCGCGCTCGGCGGCTATCTGCTGGGCGATCTGGTCGGCGGACGCCATGATCGCACGGAAAAGATCCTGGGCGCCGGCATCGGCGCCATCGCGGGCGCGGGCATTGGCAGCTATATGGACGCGCAGGAACGCAAGCTGCGGGAAGAAACCGCCGGCACCGGCGTGGACGTGATCCGCGATGGCGACAATCTGCTGTTGCGGATGCCGTCAGGCATCACCTTCGGCTTCGACAGCGCCGCCGTGCAGCCGCAGTTCCAGCCGACGCTGAACGATGTGTCATCGGTGCTGGCGCAATATCCCAAAACCTATATCGACGTGTACGGCCACACCGACAGTGACGGCAGCGACAGCTATAATCAGGGCCTGTCCGAACGGCGCGCCCAGTCGGTCGCCGATTATCTGACATCCCACGGCGTCCAATCCGCCCGCATCGCAACGCGCGGCTTCGGCGAGACGCAGCCCATTGCGTCGAACACGACCGAGGAAGGCAAGGCCGCCAACCGCCGCGTGGAAATCAAGATCGCGCCCGTCACCGAAGCCGACGTGCGGTCCTGA